In a genomic window of Paramicrobacterium chengjingii:
- a CDS encoding alpha/beta fold hydrolase — protein MALIIRKKAPHSRVGRFRSITARRAYTEAYDDAFSALPAPSSTHDIPTTFGTVRAYSWSALNPSSRAPVILLPGRAAATPMWYENIPELVKNRPVIALDMLGDAGMSQQRMPFRSTRDHGTWLREVQTRLAPGGAHVVGHSFGGSTAAAFARAHPEIVTSLTLLEPVLTVAFPPLRMMLWTTLFSLPVLPQAWRATALARVGGSDDEDAGALGRMISLGVEEFRATLPVPRPMSTNQLARLTMPVYVGLAEHHSLAGRPSTAQRARAALPNSEVTIWSGTTHSLPMQVPVQLAQVLDDFWTHAEEHDRRPADNSQPNR, from the coding sequence ATGGCGCTAATTATTCGCAAGAAGGCCCCGCACTCTCGTGTCGGACGATTCCGCTCGATTACGGCCCGGCGTGCATACACCGAGGCCTACGATGACGCTTTCAGCGCGTTGCCGGCTCCGTCGTCCACTCACGACATCCCGACAACGTTCGGAACCGTTCGCGCGTATTCGTGGTCGGCCCTCAACCCGTCCTCGCGCGCGCCGGTCATCCTGCTTCCCGGTCGTGCTGCGGCGACACCTATGTGGTACGAAAATATTCCTGAGCTAGTCAAGAATCGCCCCGTCATTGCGCTCGACATGCTCGGTGACGCCGGCATGTCACAGCAACGGATGCCGTTTCGCAGCACTCGTGACCACGGGACGTGGCTCCGGGAAGTGCAAACGCGTCTGGCGCCGGGCGGCGCGCATGTTGTCGGTCATTCGTTTGGCGGCTCGACCGCGGCGGCCTTTGCACGAGCTCACCCCGAGATCGTAACGTCGCTCACGCTTCTCGAGCCCGTGCTCACTGTGGCATTCCCACCCCTGCGAATGATGCTCTGGACGACGCTCTTTTCACTGCCCGTTCTGCCTCAGGCGTGGCGAGCCACCGCGCTCGCCCGTGTGGGAGGAAGCGATGACGAGGATGCCGGGGCTCTCGGCCGTATGATCTCGCTCGGCGTCGAGGAGTTTCGTGCAACCCTGCCCGTGCCGCGCCCGATGTCCACAAATCAGCTTGCGCGGCTGACTATGCCTGTCTATGTCGGACTTGCCGAACACCACTCCTTGGCTGGGCGCCCGAGCACTGCACAGCGTGCGCGTGCAGCACTGCCGAACAGCGAGGTCACCATATGGAGCGGAACAACGCACTCTCTCCCCATGCAGGTGCCGGTGCAACTGGCGCAGGTCCTTGACGACTTCTGGACTCACGCCGAAGAACACGATCGACGCCCCGCTGATAACTCCCAACCGAACCGATGA
- the msuE gene encoding FMN reductase — MPEHDATPLKVVAVSGSLHEPSKTTALIRAIVDEVSMRETVVVEVIELIEIGSGFAGALTRDQVSPKAEAALRSIESADLLIVGSPVYRGSFTGLFKHLFDFVGQYELIDTPVLLAATGGGEKHALILEHQFRPLFGFFQALTLPIGVYASNTDFAGYELASESVRARVELAVRRGLPFVRQRGIPSEIPASTYVGTW; from the coding sequence ATGCCTGAACACGATGCAACGCCTCTGAAGGTGGTCGCTGTCTCGGGGAGCCTTCACGAGCCCTCGAAGACAACGGCCTTGATCCGCGCGATCGTCGATGAGGTCTCGATGCGCGAGACGGTTGTCGTCGAAGTCATCGAACTAATTGAGATCGGATCGGGTTTTGCCGGCGCGCTCACGAGGGATCAGGTGTCGCCGAAGGCGGAGGCTGCGTTGCGCTCGATCGAGTCGGCAGACCTGCTGATTGTGGGGAGCCCGGTCTACCGCGGGTCGTTTACGGGGTTGTTCAAGCACTTGTTCGATTTCGTCGGGCAGTACGAACTCATCGACACTCCGGTGCTTCTGGCCGCCACAGGCGGGGGAGAGAAGCATGCGCTGATTCTCGAGCATCAGTTTCGGCCCTTGTTCGGGTTCTTCCAGGCATTGACGCTTCCCATCGGTGTGTACGCGTCGAACACCGATTTCGCTGGCTACGAACTGGCAAGCGAGTCCGTGCGCGCGCGTGTGGAACTTGCGGTGCGTCGTGGCCTGCCGTTTGTGCGTCAGCGAGGCATTCCCTCAGAGATACCGGCGTCCACGTACGTCGGCACCTGGTAG
- a CDS encoding alpha/beta fold hydrolase has translation MSRWPDRDDCVIDTSFGRTAYSVTRNSGEGAPLVLLQGGSSTAAMWAPFAREWGRQRPVVAIDTIWDAGRSVQERPISRASEAAEWLSETLDGLGYGRVHLLGYSYGGWLALEYATRHTDRLISTIAIEPPGAIKGMPVRAWWRMARMLAGGEREVEPYLAWVRGGRLPEGDALALLKSAQIDFVKRGSPLPRRISADDWSRITGDLLIVLGERSRLVPAAASTRVTECAPDAEIRVIPRAGHAVPVEEPESIITVVADFLSRAEPLLGDTAT, from the coding sequence ATGTCACGTTGGCCAGACCGTGACGATTGCGTCATTGATACGAGTTTCGGCCGCACTGCCTACTCTGTGACAAGGAATTCAGGCGAGGGTGCTCCGCTCGTTCTTCTCCAAGGAGGGAGCAGCACGGCAGCGATGTGGGCGCCTTTCGCGCGTGAATGGGGCAGACAACGGCCGGTTGTGGCGATCGACACGATATGGGATGCCGGTCGCAGCGTCCAGGAACGGCCGATATCCCGTGCTTCCGAGGCGGCAGAGTGGCTTAGTGAGACCCTCGACGGGCTCGGCTATGGCCGTGTGCACCTTCTCGGGTATTCCTATGGCGGATGGTTAGCGCTTGAATACGCCACTCGGCACACGGATCGTCTGATTTCGACGATCGCCATTGAGCCGCCTGGAGCGATTAAGGGAATGCCTGTGCGTGCCTGGTGGCGCATGGCTCGGATGCTTGCTGGTGGCGAACGCGAGGTTGAGCCGTACCTTGCCTGGGTTCGAGGCGGCAGGCTTCCCGAGGGCGATGCACTCGCCCTTTTGAAATCTGCGCAAATCGACTTCGTGAAGCGAGGGTCGCCTCTGCCACGGCGAATTTCCGCTGACGACTGGAGCCGAATCACGGGAGACCTTTTGATTGTGCTGGGTGAAAGAAGCCGACTCGTACCAGCTGCCGCGAGCACTCGGGTCACCGAGTGCGCTCCTGACGCCGAGATCCGCGTGATCCCGCGGGCCGGGCATGCTGTGCCTGTCGAGGAACCAGAATCGATCATCACTGTGGTGGCTGACTTTCTCAGCCGAGCCGAGCCATTGCTCGGCGATACTGCGACGTGA
- a CDS encoding sulfite exporter TauE/SafE family protein, which produces MDVTTAIVAGAAILIGTILQRLSGTGVGLVVAPILTVLLGPVAGILVTNATTVLSGVLLLLSMRRAIEWKRYLAFLPGIIVGAVCAAFVVRAAPASWLQILIGAIVLAALATTFGLPRMPIIRSKALGPVTGAIGAFFNTTAGVAAPVMVINAKLSGWNQKAFAATMQPTFMTMGIVSVVTKLSLGASSIAELPPLWMFAPVVVIVLAGIVIGGLLSRRVSSRSARNTAITLAAIGGAAALIRGVMAL; this is translated from the coding sequence GTGGATGTGACCACTGCGATCGTCGCCGGAGCAGCGATTCTGATCGGAACGATTCTTCAGCGATTGTCCGGCACTGGGGTGGGCCTTGTCGTGGCGCCGATCCTCACCGTGCTGCTCGGCCCCGTCGCAGGCATTCTGGTGACCAACGCGACAACCGTGCTTTCTGGAGTTCTGCTGCTTCTTTCGATGCGACGGGCCATCGAATGGAAGCGGTATCTCGCCTTTCTGCCGGGAATTATTGTGGGGGCTGTCTGCGCAGCCTTCGTCGTCAGGGCGGCGCCGGCTAGCTGGTTGCAGATATTGATCGGCGCCATCGTTCTGGCGGCTCTCGCGACAACGTTTGGTCTGCCGCGCATGCCCATCATTCGGTCGAAGGCTCTGGGGCCGGTGACGGGCGCCATCGGTGCCTTCTTCAACACAACCGCTGGCGTCGCTGCTCCGGTCATGGTGATCAACGCGAAACTCTCGGGCTGGAATCAGAAGGCTTTCGCCGCCACAATGCAGCCGACATTCATGACGATGGGAATCGTCTCGGTCGTCACTAAACTCTCTCTGGGCGCATCATCGATCGCAGAGCTGCCACCGCTGTGGATGTTCGCGCCGGTCGTCGTGATCGTGCTCGCCGGAATCGTCATCGGAGGCCTGCTGAGCAGGCGAGTATCGTCCCGTTCCGCACGCAACACGGCGATCACCCTCGCCGCGATAGGAGGTGCTGCAGCCCTGATCAGAGGTGTGATGGCGCTGTAA
- a CDS encoding DUF1684 domain-containing protein: MTDTNDFAAAWADWHESRVRATSSPLGLASLVATHWLTAEAAEYEGVPGTWQASGATIVGTAPALHGKTILQDGRPVGTVEGASIALETGQDIEWGDKRIRYFERDGALALRLIDPDATTRTSIRDLSAFDPDESWVLSGQFTDAGDGATQSVEAIDGHVSSDALAGKVDVTLPGDEHATLSVTTDPRGLRAVISDGTSGDESYRFRFLPITAPDAHGRVTLDFNRAYLPPCAFADHYVCPLPPTENRLNTAIRAGEKAVVRD; the protein is encoded by the coding sequence ATGACTGATACCAACGATTTCGCCGCTGCTTGGGCGGACTGGCACGAATCTCGAGTTCGCGCCACATCCTCACCGCTCGGCCTCGCATCGCTGGTAGCGACACATTGGCTGACCGCTGAGGCTGCCGAGTACGAGGGTGTGCCCGGCACCTGGCAGGCGTCGGGCGCGACGATCGTCGGCACGGCTCCGGCGCTGCATGGCAAAACGATTCTTCAGGACGGTCGCCCGGTGGGCACCGTCGAGGGGGCGTCAATCGCTCTGGAGACCGGTCAAGACATTGAGTGGGGAGACAAGCGCATTCGATACTTCGAACGCGACGGAGCGCTGGCGCTGCGCCTGATCGACCCCGACGCGACGACGCGCACAAGCATCCGAGATCTCTCTGCCTTCGACCCAGACGAATCGTGGGTGCTCAGCGGTCAGTTCACCGACGCCGGTGACGGGGCCACGCAGAGCGTCGAGGCCATCGATGGACACGTGTCGAGTGACGCGCTCGCGGGCAAGGTCGATGTGACGCTTCCCGGTGACGAGCATGCAACGCTGTCTGTAACGACGGACCCGCGCGGCCTGCGCGCCGTCATCAGCGACGGCACCAGCGGCGACGAGAGCTACCGCTTCCGTTTCTTGCCGATCACAGCCCCCGATGCACACGGCCGAGTGACACTCGACTTCAACCGCGCTTACCTCCCGCCGTGCGCTTTTGCCGACCATTACGTGTGCCCGCTGCCGCCGACGGAGAACCGACTGAACACGGCGATTCGCGCGGGGGAAAAGGCAGTCGTTCGCGACTGA
- a CDS encoding L-serine ammonia-lyase → MYVSVFDLFSIGIGPSSSHTVGPMRASLDFVRRLRESGELSQVRRVGCTLYGSLGATGLGHGTPDAVVAGLAGFEPTTCDPDQVRGAWDAAAGAHALALDGDHQVHFEHDDVALEPRTRLQHPNALTLAAWSDSAVPLVEHTYFSVGGGFIQRDGDDDDEATTDVPLPYRNAAELLELCDERGLDIAQIARLNEESLRSSDEVDAGLDELWRVMDDCVNAGLATEGTLPGPLKVTRRASALRTRLQSTEAENGRSLPGEWLLAYALAVNEENASGGRVVTAPTNGAAGIIPAVGRYYLTFIDGADVEGMRTFLLTATAIGTLFKANASISGAVGGCQAEVGSACAMAAGALCAVLGGTPEQVENAAEIAMEHHLGLTCDPVAGLVQVPCIERNAIASSTAVTAARLSLNGDGTHVVSLDAVIETMRQTGLDMSTKYKETSEGGLAVNVIEC, encoded by the coding sequence ATGTACGTATCGGTTTTCGACCTGTTTTCAATCGGGATCGGCCCGTCGAGTTCCCATACCGTCGGCCCGATGCGGGCGAGTCTCGACTTTGTTCGGCGACTGCGTGAATCCGGCGAACTTTCCCAGGTGCGCCGGGTGGGTTGCACCCTCTATGGATCACTCGGCGCCACCGGCCTCGGGCACGGGACGCCCGACGCAGTCGTTGCGGGGCTTGCCGGCTTTGAGCCCACCACGTGCGACCCGGATCAGGTGAGAGGCGCGTGGGATGCTGCGGCAGGCGCTCACGCTTTAGCGCTCGACGGCGACCACCAGGTGCACTTCGAGCACGACGACGTTGCACTTGAACCGCGCACGCGGCTGCAGCATCCGAATGCTCTGACGCTTGCGGCGTGGTCCGACAGCGCGGTTCCGCTTGTCGAGCACACGTACTTCTCTGTCGGAGGCGGGTTCATTCAGCGCGACGGCGACGATGACGATGAGGCGACCACCGATGTGCCTCTTCCGTACCGCAACGCGGCGGAACTGCTCGAATTGTGCGACGAGCGAGGTCTCGACATCGCACAGATTGCGCGCCTCAATGAGGAGTCACTGCGTTCAAGCGATGAGGTCGACGCGGGTCTCGACGAGCTGTGGCGGGTGATGGACGACTGCGTCAACGCCGGTTTGGCGACAGAAGGGACGCTTCCCGGCCCGCTGAAGGTGACTCGACGAGCATCGGCGCTGCGCACTCGGCTGCAGAGCACAGAGGCAGAGAACGGGCGGTCTCTTCCCGGCGAGTGGCTGCTTGCCTACGCGCTCGCGGTGAATGAGGAGAACGCGTCAGGCGGGCGCGTTGTCACAGCACCGACGAATGGTGCGGCGGGCATCATTCCTGCGGTCGGCCGCTACTACCTGACGTTCATCGACGGCGCAGACGTCGAAGGAATGCGCACGTTTTTGCTGACGGCGACGGCGATCGGAACCCTGTTCAAGGCGAACGCGTCAATCTCGGGTGCCGTGGGCGGCTGTCAGGCTGAGGTGGGATCGGCGTGCGCCATGGCAGCCGGAGCACTCTGCGCCGTGCTTGGAGGCACGCCAGAGCAAGTGGAGAACGCCGCCGAGATCGCCATGGAGCACCACCTCGGGCTCACGTGTGATCCAGTTGCCGGGCTTGTGCAAGTGCCGTGCATCGAGCGCAATGCCATCGCCTCGTCGACCGCTGTGACGGCGGCCCGCCTCTCGCTGAACGGCGACGGCACGCACGTGGTCTCGCTTGACGCCGTGATCGAGACGATGCGTCAGACCGGGCTCGACATGTCAACGAAGTACAAGGAGACGAGCGAGGGCGGCCTTGCGGTGAACGTCATCGAGTGCTGA
- a CDS encoding VC0807 family protein, producing the protein MTRVDDDGIMSEGSTVHRPLAGLGGQIGMIITDLVVPVAGFYILRGFGIDAVLALILAGLPTVVAIGIRSIKQRKVGALGIFVLAILTGSVLLSFITGSPRFLLAREGWFTGAIGLAFLMSLRFRRPVAFTLARTMIETTKLADRLRPQLWDEMWEESARFRRAWHTSTVLWGAIMIADALVRVVMAYALPVDIVPLITGTLWAVTFVVAQVAQHAYFKRIGLWQLATEFTRAEENSE; encoded by the coding sequence ATGACGAGGGTTGACGATGACGGCATCATGAGCGAAGGCAGTACCGTGCACAGACCCCTCGCGGGCTTGGGCGGCCAGATTGGCATGATCATCACAGATCTGGTTGTGCCCGTTGCCGGGTTCTACATTCTTCGGGGCTTCGGAATCGACGCCGTGCTCGCTCTGATTCTTGCCGGGCTGCCGACCGTCGTCGCGATAGGCATCCGTTCGATCAAACAGCGAAAGGTTGGTGCGCTCGGCATCTTCGTGCTCGCTATTCTCACCGGCAGCGTGCTGCTCTCGTTCATCACGGGAAGCCCACGCTTTCTGCTCGCCAGAGAAGGCTGGTTCACGGGGGCAATCGGGCTGGCCTTTCTTATGAGTCTGCGCTTTCGGCGGCCGGTTGCGTTCACACTCGCACGCACAATGATCGAGACGACGAAGCTCGCCGATCGCCTACGGCCACAACTCTGGGACGAGATGTGGGAGGAAAGCGCGCGGTTTCGCCGCGCGTGGCACACATCGACAGTGCTCTGGGGCGCCATCATGATCGCCGATGCGCTCGTGCGCGTCGTTATGGCGTACGCGCTGCCTGTTGACATCGTCCCCCTCATCACAGGGACATTGTGGGCCGTGACGTTCGTCGTCGCCCAGGTGGCACAGCATGCCTACTTCAAGCGGATTGGACTGTGGCAGCTCGCCACGGAATTCACACGAGCCGAGGAGAACTCTGAATGA
- a CDS encoding TetR/AcrR family transcriptional regulator → MPKIVDHEERRAAIAIGVITVMAEHGIAGVSLRTVARAAGASMGSVQHYFATKAELVRLACSLFVEKATQQHRATEDAPPEERIRNLLMLGIPGAAEQRTGTAIWHEFVIAGVNDAAISDIITNAWQQRRLDLIEQLKRIDTLRRASDGELADLLAATADGLAVRAILGDLTRDQAHDALLTQLAALNVSD, encoded by the coding sequence ATGCCGAAGATAGTGGATCACGAGGAACGACGGGCGGCGATCGCGATCGGCGTGATCACCGTCATGGCCGAGCACGGAATCGCGGGTGTGAGTCTTCGCACGGTGGCCCGTGCCGCCGGGGCATCGATGGGAAGTGTGCAGCACTACTTCGCGACAAAGGCAGAGTTAGTAAGACTCGCCTGCAGTCTGTTCGTCGAAAAGGCGACGCAACAGCACAGGGCCACCGAGGATGCCCCGCCCGAGGAGCGCATCCGGAATCTGCTGATGCTGGGAATTCCCGGGGCAGCAGAGCAGCGAACGGGCACGGCGATCTGGCATGAATTCGTGATCGCCGGCGTCAATGATGCCGCGATCTCAGACATCATCACCAACGCATGGCAGCAACGGCGTCTCGATTTGATCGAGCAGTTGAAGCGCATCGATACCCTCAGGCGTGCCAGCGACGGCGAGCTCGCCGATCTTCTTGCCGCCACGGCAGACGGGCTAGCCGTCCGCGCAATTCTCGGCGACCTCACCCGCGACCAGGCGCATGACGCGCTGCTGACTCAGCTTGCTGCGCTCAACGTGTCGGACTGA
- a CDS encoding thioredoxin domain-containing protein — translation MVNRLADAMSPYLRAHAENPVPWHPWGAEAFTEAVERDVPVFVSIGYATCHWCHVMARESFSDEGIAAYLGEHFVCIKVDREEHPSVDASYLAQAAAFTQGLGWPLSIFAAPDGAAFHAGTYFPPEPMGGRPSFRQVLEAVVDAWTNRRDVALSTADAVGSAVRAAGERGAETAELPTREQLTASIGRLEHAEDELFGGFGGAPKFPVAPAIGFLQAYGADELATRTLDAMARSPLRDRDGGFFRYATQRDWSQPHYERMLYDNALLLGAYTRAWQSGSDDARVTAEGIASFLLDTLWLGWGFASGQDSESMIDGVRTEGGYYTAEHRGTLEPPPLDGKVLTGWNGLAIENLARAGLVFARPDWVTVARIAADELLQRHDGDGVLVRASTVDTASTAVAALEDYGMLACGLIEVTCATGDVSYLKRARDLLDRVATADGFAEPQQDGILAARGLVLRDDPSEGAYPSGLSACARASRMLWLLTEDCAARDRAETAIAPFVEQGLANPAGFGALLEEASRLGGAARQTVIVVPDGAEFTAPEAVRRQRADVLLPLSETRASELAASGIELLEGRSVVDGRPTLYVCEDFTCRLPETLEV, via the coding sequence ATGGTCAACCGTCTCGCCGACGCGATGAGCCCGTACCTGAGGGCGCACGCCGAGAACCCCGTGCCGTGGCATCCGTGGGGTGCTGAGGCCTTCACCGAGGCCGTCGAGCGCGACGTACCCGTGTTCGTCTCCATCGGCTACGCCACGTGTCACTGGTGCCATGTAATGGCGCGAGAATCGTTCAGCGATGAGGGCATCGCCGCGTACTTGGGCGAGCATTTCGTGTGCATCAAGGTGGACCGCGAGGAGCACCCCAGCGTTGACGCAAGCTACCTGGCTCAGGCCGCCGCTTTTACACAGGGGCTGGGCTGGCCGCTCAGCATCTTCGCCGCCCCCGACGGCGCCGCATTTCACGCCGGCACGTACTTTCCGCCCGAGCCGATGGGCGGACGGCCGTCGTTTCGGCAGGTGCTCGAAGCCGTTGTCGACGCCTGGACGAACCGGCGCGACGTTGCGCTCAGCACGGCGGATGCCGTCGGCTCTGCTGTGCGCGCGGCAGGCGAGCGTGGTGCCGAGACCGCAGAGTTGCCGACACGCGAGCAGCTGACAGCATCCATTGGCCGACTTGAACATGCTGAAGACGAGCTTTTCGGCGGGTTCGGCGGCGCCCCGAAGTTTCCCGTAGCCCCGGCAATCGGCTTTCTGCAGGCGTATGGCGCAGACGAGCTCGCGACACGAACACTCGATGCAATGGCGCGCTCGCCGTTGCGCGACCGTGACGGCGGGTTCTTTCGCTATGCGACGCAGCGCGACTGGTCGCAGCCGCATTACGAGCGGATGCTGTATGACAACGCGCTGCTGCTTGGGGCGTACACGCGTGCGTGGCAAAGCGGGTCTGACGATGCGCGGGTAACGGCTGAGGGCATTGCGTCTTTTCTGCTCGACACGTTATGGCTTGGCTGGGGCTTCGCCAGCGGGCAGGACTCCGAGAGCATGATTGACGGCGTGCGCACCGAAGGTGGCTACTACACCGCTGAGCACCGGGGAACTCTTGAACCGCCACCCCTCGACGGCAAGGTGCTCACCGGCTGGAACGGCCTGGCGATCGAGAACCTTGCGCGTGCTGGACTGGTCTTTGCCCGACCGGACTGGGTGACTGTCGCGCGCATTGCTGCGGACGAACTGTTGCAACGGCACGACGGCGACGGCGTGCTGGTGCGAGCGTCGACTGTCGACACGGCATCCACAGCCGTCGCCGCCCTCGAAGACTATGGAATGCTCGCGTGCGGGCTGATCGAAGTGACCTGCGCGACGGGTGACGTGTCGTACCTCAAGCGTGCACGCGATCTGCTCGACCGGGTAGCGACGGCCGACGGCTTTGCCGAGCCGCAGCAGGACGGTATTCTTGCGGCTCGCGGGCTTGTGCTGCGCGACGACCCGAGTGAAGGTGCGTACCCGTCTGGGTTGAGTGCGTGCGCCAGGGCGAGCCGCATGCTCTGGCTGCTCACGGAGGACTGCGCAGCACGGGATCGTGCCGAGACGGCGATTGCTCCCTTTGTCGAACAAGGGCTCGCGAACCCGGCGGGTTTTGGGGCGCTGCTCGAAGAGGCATCGCGGCTTGGTGGTGCAGCGAGGCAAACTGTCATCGTGGTTCCCGACGGAGCCGAGTTCACCGCGCCCGAGGCAGTGCGGCGTCAGCGCGCCGACGTGCTGCTGCCCCTGAGTGAGACGCGCGCGAGTGAACTCGCGGCATCCGGCATTGAGCTGCTCGAGGGTCGCTCCGTTGTGGATGGGCGGCCGACGCTCTACGTGTGCGAGGACTTCACCTGCCGTCTGCCTGAGACGCTCGAGGTGTAG
- a CDS encoding carboxylesterase/lipase family protein, with protein MTHAPLTITLDTGRIRGMLAESARVFHGVRYADPPTGKHRWRLPRPAASWSGIADATRPGPMCPQPGLPGQPAEQTDEDCLFVNITTPLAEPREPLPVMVWLHGGGFTTGGGHPYDAQRLAEQGNVIVITVNYRLGVFGYFGYGGLPGSGNFGLADQIEALRWVQRNASAFGGDPGNVTVFGQSAGAMSIGALLTSPDANGLFHKAILQSGSPMLHWPCGVMFPRSPEHTPYLEVSRVAETGAQLAQKLDIGGEDAVDKLRAVEASTLVEHTGDFANHVAWGTPLLPQHPADAIRSGTVHGVPMISGNTRDEMRPFIAGAHSVTPITDERLPELMANSFRESAGVVAEMYAEVRDESALIAWSSITTDTSWAYAAHVEHELLAPRAPVYAYEFADSTAPNVNGYEIPELPMGAAHASDLPYLFDLGGENLLTPKQHELACAMIDYWTSFAHTGVPQSDHGPRWPRFDERSHVMGFDERGAHSTDFEETHKIGLWKRIRS; from the coding sequence ATGACTCACGCACCGCTCACCATCACGCTCGACACCGGGCGTATTCGGGGGATGCTTGCCGAATCAGCGCGCGTCTTCCACGGGGTTCGATACGCAGACCCACCGACAGGCAAGCACCGGTGGAGGTTGCCTCGACCCGCGGCATCCTGGTCGGGAATCGCCGACGCGACGCGGCCCGGCCCGATGTGCCCTCAACCAGGGTTGCCGGGCCAGCCAGCTGAACAAACTGATGAAGACTGCCTTTTCGTGAACATCACGACGCCGCTCGCAGAACCGCGCGAACCCTTGCCCGTCATGGTGTGGCTGCATGGGGGCGGATTCACGACGGGAGGCGGGCACCCCTATGACGCACAGCGACTGGCCGAGCAGGGCAATGTCATCGTCATCACCGTCAATTATCGGCTCGGTGTTTTCGGGTACTTCGGATACGGGGGGCTGCCCGGGTCGGGAAATTTCGGCCTCGCCGATCAGATCGAAGCGCTGAGGTGGGTGCAGCGCAACGCTTCCGCATTCGGCGGAGACCCGGGCAATGTCACGGTATTCGGCCAGTCGGCAGGCGCCATGAGCATCGGTGCCCTGCTGACGAGTCCCGACGCGAACGGACTCTTTCACAAGGCCATTCTGCAGTCGGGATCGCCGATGTTGCACTGGCCGTGCGGCGTGATGTTTCCGCGCTCGCCGGAGCACACACCGTATTTGGAAGTGTCTCGGGTCGCTGAGACGGGAGCACAGCTCGCTCAGAAGCTCGACATCGGGGGAGAGGATGCTGTCGACAAGCTGCGTGCGGTCGAGGCCAGCACGCTCGTGGAGCACACGGGCGATTTTGCCAACCACGTGGCATGGGGAACGCCGCTGCTTCCCCAGCATCCGGCCGACGCCATCCGTAGCGGCACAGTGCATGGCGTGCCGATGATCTCGGGGAACACCCGAGACGAGATGCGGCCGTTCATCGCCGGAGCGCATTCGGTCACTCCGATCACTGACGAGCGGCTTCCCGAGCTGATGGCGAACTCGTTCAGAGAAAGTGCGGGGGTTGTGGCGGAAATGTATGCCGAAGTGCGTGACGAATCTGCGCTGATTGCATGGTCGTCGATCACGACAGACACGTCGTGGGCCTATGCGGCACACGTCGAGCATGAGCTGCTTGCGCCCCGTGCTCCCGTCTATGCATACGAGTTCGCCGACAGCACGGCACCGAATGTCAACGGCTACGAGATACCGGAGTTGCCAATGGGAGCCGCGCACGCCTCGGATCTTCCCTATCTGTTCGACCTCGGCGGGGAAAACCTGCTCACGCCGAAGCAGCACGAGCTCGCCTGCGCGATGATCGACTACTGGACGTCGTTCGCCCACACAGGGGTGCCGCAGTCGGATCACGGGCCGCGTTGGCCCCGCTTCGATGAGAGAAGTCACGTGATGGGGTTCGACGAGCGCGGGGCGCACTCGACGGATTTCGAGGAGACCCACAAGATCGGTCTCTGGAAACGCATCCGGTCGTAG
- a CDS encoding TetR/AcrR family transcriptional regulator, whose protein sequence is MTEKTEQQQTRLTFIQRTRRKQLVECAIAVLADDGYAQASLSRIAKRADVTRGAISYHFADRDELLDAVVAEVYRIATEQLQPKIEAQSTTVQAIRTFIVGSTEFYRDFPSQMAALHEIVSHARGDDGSVRHTEQKRANEQELSALGVLLERGKAAGEFRDFSTPIMARTIRSALDGLLVQLRATPKYDAIADAEELADIFEHALVAH, encoded by the coding sequence ATGACAGAGAAAACCGAACAACAGCAGACGCGGCTGACCTTTATCCAGCGCACACGCCGTAAACAGCTCGTCGAGTGCGCTATTGCCGTCCTCGCCGATGATGGCTACGCGCAGGCATCACTGTCACGCATCGCCAAACGCGCCGACGTCACTCGAGGGGCCATTTCCTATCACTTTGCTGATCGCGACGAGTTACTCGACGCTGTCGTCGCCGAGGTGTACCGCATCGCGACGGAGCAGCTTCAGCCCAAAATTGAAGCGCAGTCCACCACTGTGCAGGCTATACGAACGTTCATCGTCGGCAGCACTGAGTTCTATCGCGATTTTCCCTCGCAGATGGCCGCATTGCACGAGATCGTCAGCCATGCTCGCGGTGATGACGGTTCTGTGCGCCACACCGAGCAGAAACGTGCAAATGAGCAAGAGCTCTCTGCCCTCGGCGTGCTTCTCGAAAGAGGTAAGGCTGCGGGCGAATTCCGAGACTTCTCCACGCCGATTATGGCTCGAACCATCCGCAGCGCGCTCGATGGTCTGCTTGTGCAACTCCGTGCGACGCCAAAGTACGATGCGATTGCGGATGCTGAAGAGCTCGCCGACATCTTTGAGCACGCACTGGTGGCGCACTAA